In Acidobacteriota bacterium, a genomic segment contains:
- the rpmG gene encoding 50S ribosomal protein L33, which produces MREQVQLQCSECKNKNYTTTRDKKKHSEKYELSKYCPFCRRHTPHKEAK; this is translated from the coding sequence ATGCGTGAACAAGTACAACTGCAGTGCAGCGAGTGCAAGAACAAGAACTATACGACGACGCGCGACAAGAAGAAGCATAGCGAAAAATACGAGCTCAGCAAGTATTGCCCATTCTGTCGCCGGCACACGCCGCACAAAGAAGCCAAATAG
- the tuf gene encoding elongation factor Tu: protein MAKEKFERTKPHVNIGTIGHVDHGKTTLTAAITRVLAKNNPKIKFRSFDSIDNAPEEKARGITIATAHVEYETSNRHYANVDCPGHADYIKNMITGAAQMDGAILVVSAPDGPMPQTREHILLARQVGVPCIVVALNKVDAVDDPELLDLVEMEVRDLLSKYEFPGDEIPIVRVSALRALETDDPEAEKGILNLMDAVDSYVPLPQRDVEKPFLMPIEDVFSISGRGTVVTGRVERGKVHVQEEIEIVGIRPTMKRVVTGVEMFRKLLDEGQAGDNIGLLLRGTDKDEVERGQVVAKPGTITPHTHFKGEVYILTKEEGGRHTPFFNGYRPQFYFRTTDVTGNATLSQGVEMVMPGDNTSLEIKLITPIAMEKGLRFAIREGGRTVGAGTITEIIE from the coding sequence ATGGCTAAAGAAAAGTTTGAACGGACCAAGCCTCACGTCAACATCGGCACCATCGGTCACGTCGACCACGGCAAGACGACGTTGACGGCCGCGATCACCCGGGTCCTGGCGAAGAACAATCCCAAGATCAAGTTCCGCAGCTTCGACTCCATCGACAACGCCCCGGAAGAAAAGGCGCGCGGCATCACGATCGCCACCGCCCACGTCGAGTACGAAACGAGCAACCGGCACTACGCCAACGTGGACTGCCCCGGCCATGCCGACTACATCAAGAACATGATCACCGGCGCGGCCCAGATGGACGGCGCCATCCTCGTGGTGAGCGCGCCGGACGGCCCCATGCCCCAGACCCGCGAGCACATCCTGCTGGCCCGCCAGGTCGGCGTCCCCTGCATCGTGGTCGCCCTAAACAAGGTGGATGCGGTGGACGATCCGGAGCTGCTGGACCTCGTGGAAATGGAAGTGCGCGACCTGCTCAGCAAGTACGAGTTTCCCGGCGACGAAATCCCCATCGTCCGTGTCAGCGCCCTCCGGGCTCTGGAAACCGACGATCCCGAGGCTGAAAAGGGCATCCTGAACCTGATGGATGCGGTGGACAGCTACGTGCCGCTGCCGCAGCGTGACGTCGAGAAGCCCTTCCTGATGCCCATCGAGGATGTGTTCAGCATCAGCGGCCGCGGCACCGTCGTGACCGGCCGCGTGGAGCGGGGCAAGGTCCATGTCCAGGAAGAGATCGAGATCGTCGGCATCCGGCCCACCATGAAGCGCGTGGTCACCGGTGTCGAAATGTTCCGCAAGCTGCTGGATGAAGGCCAGGCCGGCGACAACATCGGACTGCTGCTTCGCGGCACCGACAAGGACGAGGTTGAACGCGGCCAGGTCGTGGCTAAGCCCGGCACCATCACCCCGCACACTCACTTCAAGGGCGAAGTCTACATCCTGACGAAGGAAGAGGGCGGTCGTCACACCCCGTTCTTCAACGGCTACCGGCCCCAGTTCTACTTCCGGACCACCGACGTGACCGGCAACGCCACTCTGAGCCAGGGCGTTGAAATGGTCATGCCGGGCGACAACACCAGCCTCGAGATCAAGTTGATCACCCCGATCGCCATGGAAAAGGGTCTCCGTTTCGCCATCCGCGAAGGCGGCCGGACCGTGGGCGCCGGGACCATCACCGAGATCATCGAGTAG
- the secE gene encoding preprotein translocase subunit SecE, with amino-acid sequence MDTFKRFFSFISETKSELKKVSWPDQKEVYSTTIVVILTSVFFGFYLFLVDLALQHGIHYLSTLFRE; translated from the coding sequence GTGGACACGTTCAAGCGGTTCTTCAGTTTCATCAGCGAAACGAAGTCGGAACTGAAGAAAGTCTCGTGGCCGGATCAGAAAGAGGTTTACAGCACCACGATCGTGGTCATCTTGACCTCGGTCTTCTTCGGCTTCTACCTGTTTCTGGTGGATCTGGCCCTGCAGCACGGGATTCACTACTTGAGCACACTGTTCCGGGAATGA